Proteins from a single region of Gimesia sp.:
- a CDS encoding antibiotic biosynthesis monooxygenase family protein, with amino-acid sequence MFCLNVILTLKDAADATEIEGLLAEACRLSRTEPGCLRFDVYHAEADPATFVLVEHWASEQAWQDHREAKAFKEIYEPQVLPRVERVPHRVKLLVE; translated from the coding sequence ATGTTTTGTCTCAATGTGATTCTGACCTTGAAAGACGCAGCGGACGCGACCGAAATCGAAGGTCTGCTGGCGGAAGCCTGTCGCCTGTCGCGAACAGAGCCGGGCTGTCTGCGATTTGACGTCTATCATGCGGAAGCCGATCCGGCGACCTTCGTACTCGTGGAACACTGGGCCAGCGAACAGGCCTGGCAGGACCACCGCGAAGCAAAGGCGTTTAAAGAAATCTACGAACCGCAGGTGCTGCCCCGTGTCGAACGGGTGCCCCACCGGGTGAAACTGCTGGTGGAATAA
- a CDS encoding ankyrin repeat domain-containing protein produces the protein MLSRLSFLTLFLLITTNAWAEEEPRKYTRDQRLVIAAFQLDVAQVKSLLQAGAKPDARLGFYDGELFQDIWSLGYSPYGSDKWTPLLAVAHSHREPQPEKMTENTSEARDRAEEKRKQINPRLIQERDKRRVAIAKLLIDQGAKLDLDDGYGSTALSTSIYQGHDPLSLALLKAGADPNTKTGVYIDGTDGITPLHRATKSPPVLKAMIKRGARLNVQDSEGETPLHWAVSETNAESVKLLIEAGANLNIKDKRGFTAMPGLVDPELYELYDETEKQKALEKKKIRKLFLVAGARQPGEEAKVPEVDESELSKVERLRLKFLRAASGYSKGEAARKLFLSRTASEINGLCYDESDSVALSAAWQRLEKQTDALLLGPDRGAANIPIPQKYSREFLGFVEGRLKVSIPHAWSRNLLRASFNSEVKTIFDVRYRPFSDYQKKGLHTFPYVYADREFISYTGTASFDEDEKAFEGESAHADYPEELKGRIEKALKEEDPIRVTGIASQGRAVFVLHQDGPVNPVLTCIATEDNQEHPKLYWQTKLDTMWVGTKLGDWFSEFRVRKGKVFLFHCNTSSIGIECLSLKDGQRVFSFNSRLPE, from the coding sequence ATGCTCAGCCGCCTCTCTTTTCTTACATTGTTTCTCCTGATCACTACAAATGCCTGGGCAGAAGAGGAGCCACGGAAATACACGCGCGATCAACGACTTGTAATCGCTGCGTTCCAACTGGATGTGGCACAGGTGAAGAGCCTGCTGCAGGCGGGAGCGAAACCTGATGCCCGTCTTGGTTTTTATGATGGTGAGCTATTTCAGGACATATGGTCGCTGGGTTATTCGCCTTACGGCTCTGATAAATGGACGCCTCTACTGGCGGTTGCCCACAGTCACCGCGAACCTCAGCCGGAGAAAATGACAGAGAATACTTCTGAAGCTCGTGATCGTGCGGAAGAAAAACGCAAACAGATAAATCCTCGATTAATTCAGGAACGCGACAAGCGACGTGTGGCTATTGCAAAGTTGTTGATCGATCAAGGGGCGAAACTTGACCTGGATGATGGGTATGGCTCAACCGCGCTGAGTACATCAATTTATCAGGGGCACGATCCGCTTTCGCTGGCTTTACTCAAAGCGGGAGCAGATCCCAATACGAAAACGGGGGTTTATATCGATGGAACGGATGGTATTACTCCGTTACATCGAGCGACAAAAAGTCCCCCAGTGCTCAAGGCAATGATCAAACGGGGAGCCCGGCTCAATGTACAAGATAGTGAGGGAGAGACGCCCCTGCATTGGGCCGTCTCGGAAACCAATGCGGAAAGTGTGAAATTGCTGATCGAGGCTGGGGCGAATCTGAATATTAAAGATAAGCGCGGATTTACCGCAATGCCCGGTCTGGTGGACCCCGAGTTGTATGAGTTATATGACGAGACTGAGAAACAGAAAGCGTTGGAAAAAAAGAAGATCAGAAAATTATTCCTGGTGGCGGGAGCAAGGCAACCCGGTGAAGAAGCTAAGGTCCCTGAGGTTGATGAGTCAGAATTATCTAAAGTGGAGCGACTGCGTCTAAAATTCCTGCGAGCTGCGTCGGGGTATTCCAAAGGAGAAGCAGCTCGAAAGCTGTTTCTGTCGCGGACTGCCAGTGAAATAAATGGGCTCTGCTATGACGAATCTGATTCGGTTGCCCTTTCAGCTGCCTGGCAGCGACTGGAAAAGCAGACGGATGCGCTTCTATTGGGGCCTGACAGAGGGGCCGCAAATATCCCCATACCGCAAAAATACTCACGCGAGTTTCTGGGCTTTGTCGAGGGGCGGCTCAAAGTTTCTATTCCTCATGCCTGGTCCAGAAATCTGTTAAGAGCAAGTTTCAACTCTGAGGTGAAAACAATATTTGATGTCAGGTACCGGCCATTTTCAGACTATCAGAAGAAAGGACTGCATACTTTTCCGTATGTATATGCAGACAGAGAATTCATCAGCTATACCGGAACCGCAAGTTTTGACGAAGACGAGAAAGCTTTCGAAGGAGAATCTGCGCATGCCGATTATCCAGAGGAACTAAAAGGCAGAATCGAAAAAGCATTGAAAGAGGAAGATCCCATTCGCGTGACGGGGATTGCCAGCCAGGGACGTGCTGTTTTTGTTCTACATCAGGATGGACCGGTCAATCCCGTCTTGACGTGTATTGCGACAGAAGACAATCAGGAGCATCCTAAATTATACTGGCAGACAAAGCTGGATACGATGTGGGTAGGGACCAAGCTGGGTGACTGGTTCTCCGAATTCCGGGTCAGGAAGGGCAAAGTCTTCCTGTTTCATTGTAATACCAGTTCCATCGGCATCGAATGTCTGTCACTCAAAGATGGCCAGCGCGTGTTTTCATTCAATTCAAGATTGCCAGAGTAA
- a CDS encoding sigma-54-dependent Fis family transcriptional regulator encodes MTKPAPSITKEALLILLREYPVSKIETVEWLDWKRLPLFSRFDDAASLIQLGDQLLEEATQQTTAADYLRQFLPQLATELSCQWCTLIERTPEWETLFEFGRNSAASFPTNLCNEALDRDAAGLGADEKKADWFYIAAPLGDVRPGTVLLVGGRDLTSETLSNAVVAARVLGYALSIVEKREKHVKRIGRLETTLHIASSFSSARDTQSLLELIAKEATRLLASERSSIFIWDQEHKQVVACPALGVEGNTLRLPDDVGIVGEVIHSGKTVTVDDAYNDDRFDPSVDKSSGFRTRNLLCVPLRNNAGELIGAFEVMNKQAGKSDFDDDDAQSLEELGVQAATALENTRELEQLSRSRDQLTEQAKQKVRIIGKSSAIDALRSTIERLASTDLPVLILGESGTGKEVVSQSLHYQGPRANTPFIAVNCAALTETLLESELFGHEKGAFTDAHETRIGKFELAEGGTLFLDEIGDMSPGGQAKLLRVLEQKVITRVGGSESIPINVRVVAATNAKLADAVRDKKFREDLFYRLSVVTLELPPLRERPEDVILLAEFFLTQFCGQANRRVLKMSAEAKKRLQAHLWPGNVRELRNLMERVAFLCAGDRVEVEDLAFILSPSRDSVVDMSSDLSLKEATRLFQQEYIRRTIKRVGGNMSETAKCLGLHRSNLYRKMGQLEMQEASDMSEEDDD; translated from the coding sequence ATGACAAAACCTGCCCCTTCCATCACGAAAGAGGCTCTTTTGATTCTTTTGAGGGAGTATCCGGTGAGTAAAATCGAAACAGTGGAATGGCTGGACTGGAAGCGACTGCCATTATTTTCCCGCTTTGATGACGCAGCCTCTCTGATCCAGCTGGGCGACCAGCTGCTCGAAGAAGCGACCCAGCAGACCACGGCCGCCGACTACCTGCGCCAGTTTCTGCCCCAGCTGGCCACCGAACTCTCCTGCCAGTGGTGTACCCTCATCGAACGCACGCCCGAGTGGGAAACCCTCTTCGAATTCGGACGCAATTCCGCCGCCAGCTTCCCCACTAACCTCTGTAATGAAGCCCTCGACCGCGACGCCGCCGGCCTCGGTGCCGATGAGAAAAAGGCCGACTGGTTCTACATCGCCGCCCCCCTGGGCGACGTCCGTCCCGGCACGGTACTCCTCGTCGGCGGTCGCGACCTGACCAGCGAAACCCTCAGCAACGCCGTCGTCGCGGCCCGCGTACTGGGTTACGCCCTGTCGATCGTGGAAAAACGTGAAAAGCACGTCAAACGGATCGGCCGCCTCGAAACCACACTGCACATCGCCTCCAGCTTTTCGTCCGCCCGCGATACCCAGTCGCTGCTGGAACTGATCGCCAAAGAAGCCACCCGCCTGCTCGCCAGCGAACGCTCCAGTATCTTCATCTGGGACCAGGAACACAAACAGGTCGTCGCCTGCCCCGCCCTGGGTGTTGAAGGCAACACGCTCCGCCTGCCCGATGATGTCGGCATCGTCGGCGAAGTCATTCACAGCGGCAAGACCGTCACCGTGGACGACGCCTACAATGACGACCGCTTCGATCCCAGCGTCGACAAATCCAGCGGCTTCCGCACCCGCAACCTGCTCTGCGTCCCACTCCGCAACAACGCCGGCGAACTGATCGGCGCGTTCGAAGTCATGAACAAGCAGGCCGGCAAGTCCGACTTCGACGACGATGACGCACAGAGCCTCGAAGAGCTCGGCGTGCAGGCCGCCACCGCACTGGAAAACACTCGCGAACTCGAACAGCTCTCGCGCAGCCGCGACCAGCTCACCGAACAGGCCAAACAGAAAGTCCGGATCATCGGCAAGAGCTCGGCCATCGACGCGCTCCGCTCGACCATCGAACGTCTCGCCAGCACCGATCTCCCCGTACTGATCCTCGGCGAAAGCGGAACCGGGAAAGAAGTCGTCAGCCAGTCCCTGCATTACCAGGGCCCCCGCGCGAATACACCGTTCATCGCCGTCAACTGTGCAGCGTTGACCGAAACCCTGCTCGAAAGCGAACTCTTCGGCCACGAGAAAGGTGCCTTCACCGACGCCCACGAAACCCGCATCGGCAAGTTCGAACTCGCCGAAGGGGGCACACTCTTCCTCGACGAGATCGGCGACATGAGCCCGGGCGGCCAGGCCAAACTGCTGCGGGTTCTGGAACAGAAAGTCATCACCCGCGTCGGCGGTTCCGAAAGCATCCCGATCAACGTCCGCGTCGTCGCTGCGACCAATGCGAAGCTCGCCGATGCCGTCCGCGATAAAAAGTTCCGCGAAGACCTGTTCTACCGGCTGAGCGTCGTCACCCTCGAACTGCCGCCCCTCCGCGAACGTCCGGAAGACGTCATCCTGCTGGCCGAGTTTTTCCTCACCCAGTTCTGCGGTCAGGCCAACCGCCGCGTGCTGAAGATGTCCGCTGAAGCCAAAAAACGCCTGCAAGCGCACCTCTGGCCCGGTAACGTTCGCGAACTGCGCAACCTGATGGAACGCGTCGCCTTCCTCTGTGCGGGCGACCGCGTCGAAGTCGAAGACCTCGCCTTCATCCTCAGCCCCAGCCGCGACTCCGTCGTCGACATGTCATCCGACCTGAGCCTCAAAGAAGCGACCCGCCTCTTCCAGCAGGAATACATCCGCCGCACCATCAAACGCGTGGGAGGCAACATGAGCGAAACCGCCAAGTGCCTGGGCCTGCACCGCTCCAACCTCTACCGCAAAATGGGCCAGCTGGAAATGCAGGAAGCCAGCGACATGTCCGAAGAAGACGACGACTAA
- the ilvD gene encoding dihydroxy-acid dehydratase gives MSSDSQPILNRYSSRITQPRSQGASQAMLYATGMTEEDMNKAQVGISSVWYEGNSCNMHLNILAAKVKEGVEASGLVGMRFNTIGVSDGISMGTDGMSYSLQSRDLIADSIETVTCAQWYDANISLPGCDKNMPGCLIAMGRFNRPSIMVYGGTIAPGCLNNQKLDIVSAFQSYGEYLAGSIDDETRKQIVQKSCPGAGACGGMYTANTMASAIEALGMALPYSSSIPAEHPDKLEECYRAGAAIKKLLEMDLKPRDIMTREAFENAMVLTVALGGSTNAVLHLLAIARSVNVELTIDDFQSVSDRIPLLADFKPSGKYVMADLQEQGGTPAVLKYLISEGLINGDCMTVTGKTHSENLADLPGLKEGQDIVHKVSDPIKPSGHLQILKGNLAPTGAVAKITGKEGLVFEGTANVFDSEEDMLKALEDKKISKGDVIIIRYEGPKGGPGMPEMLTPTSAIMGAGLGKDVALLTDGRFSGGSHGFIVGHITPEAQEGGPIALVKNGDKVIVDADNNRIDMEVSDEELEERRKAWTAPPFKYTRGTLYKYIKNVKSASEGCVTDE, from the coding sequence ATGTCATCCGATTCCCAACCGATTCTGAACCGTTACAGTTCCCGCATCACCCAGCCCCGTTCGCAGGGGGCGTCTCAGGCCATGCTGTATGCCACGGGCATGACCGAAGAAGATATGAACAAGGCCCAGGTCGGGATTTCCAGCGTCTGGTACGAAGGTAACTCCTGTAATATGCACCTCAACATTCTGGCTGCGAAGGTCAAAGAGGGCGTGGAAGCTTCCGGCCTGGTCGGAATGCGGTTCAACACGATCGGCGTGAGTGACGGGATTTCGATGGGAACCGACGGCATGTCGTACTCTTTACAGTCTCGCGATTTGATCGCAGACAGTATCGAAACCGTGACCTGTGCCCAGTGGTACGACGCGAACATTTCACTGCCCGGTTGTGACAAGAACATGCCCGGCTGTCTGATCGCGATGGGACGTTTCAACCGTCCGTCGATCATGGTCTACGGCGGAACCATCGCTCCCGGCTGTCTGAACAATCAGAAGCTGGACATCGTCTCTGCGTTCCAGTCGTACGGGGAATACCTGGCCGGTTCGATTGATGACGAAACCCGGAAGCAGATCGTGCAGAAGAGCTGTCCGGGCGCTGGTGCCTGCGGCGGGATGTATACCGCGAACACCATGGCGTCGGCGATTGAAGCATTGGGGATGGCACTGCCTTACAGCTCGTCGATTCCGGCTGAGCATCCCGATAAACTCGAAGAGTGTTATCGGGCCGGTGCAGCAATCAAGAAGCTGCTGGAAATGGACCTCAAGCCGCGGGATATCATGACGCGGGAAGCATTTGAAAACGCGATGGTGCTGACCGTTGCTCTGGGCGGTTCGACCAACGCCGTCCTGCACCTGCTGGCGATTGCCCGCTCTGTGAATGTAGAGCTGACTATCGACGACTTCCAGTCGGTCAGCGATCGCATTCCGCTGCTGGCGGACTTCAAGCCCAGTGGTAAGTACGTGATGGCTGACCTGCAGGAGCAGGGGGGAACCCCGGCTGTGCTGAAGTACCTGATCTCTGAAGGTCTGATCAACGGCGACTGCATGACGGTGACCGGCAAGACCCACTCCGAAAACCTGGCCGATCTGCCCGGTCTGAAAGAGGGACAGGACATCGTGCACAAAGTCAGCGACCCGATCAAGCCGAGCGGTCACCTGCAGATCCTGAAAGGGAACCTGGCTCCGACCGGTGCGGTTGCCAAGATCACTGGTAAAGAAGGTCTGGTTTTCGAAGGAACCGCCAACGTATTCGATTCCGAAGAAGACATGCTCAAGGCCCTGGAAGACAAAAAGATCAGCAAAGGGGATGTGATCATCATCCGCTACGAAGGCCCCAAAGGGGGACCGGGGATGCCTGAGATGTTGACCCCGACTTCAGCCATCATGGGTGCCGGCCTGGGGAAAGACGTGGCTCTGTTGACCGACGGTCGTTTCTCCGGCGGTTCACACGGCTTCATCGTGGGCCACATCACTCCCGAAGCCCAGGAAGGGGGACCGATCGCCCTGGTCAAGAACGGCGACAAGGTGATCGTCGACGCCGATAATAATCGCATTGATATGGAAGTCAGCGACGAAGAACTCGAAGAACGCCGCAAAGCCTGGACGGCTCCTCCGTTCAAATACACGCGGGGTACTTTGTATAAATACATCAAGAACGTGAAGTCCGCTTCCGAAGGTTGTGTGACCGACGAGTAA